Proteins from a single region of Gemmatirosa kalamazoonensis:
- a CDS encoding serine/threonine-protein kinase — MRDFAERVRQALQDRYDVEREIGRGGTATVFLATDRRHGRRVAVKVLHPHFAASTYAERFLREIHLAAGLQHPNVVALHDSGEIDGLLYYVMPYVAGETLRHRLQRDGQLPVDDAVRIARDVAAALGYAHARGIVHRDVKPENVLLAEGHALVADFGIARAIGSDGTGLTTSGVVVGTPAYVSPEQASGAAAVDARSDIYSLGCVLFEMLAGVPPFHGPNGQVLLALHQTGTPPELRAYRGTVPPSVESTVMRALAKAPADRFASTSEFVASLDGASVPMPPRARTWRRAWRRLPAALAVGALAYLAMQLRPTLPRPRADDTGLVVAPFNVVSSDSAVLVWREGIVDLLSTNLADAGPIRAVPPSVADAYWPAHADATSTAELARRTGARFGVYGTLAAIGVDSVRLAAVLVDVRDDGARTVGEFRWEMPRMRLTELSDSLSRGILVALDRVVPIGAVSGSWLGAHTTEPALNEFLRGEQAWRRSDWGAAIEHYQRALAVDSTFAPALRRVATAMGWQGTEADSLVQVYRLRAARFNHGLPARESLLVVVDSLSAAVAIARRDPDVPASALWRDERRLFATLRDATARYPNDPELWYQLGDKRYHYAVGPMAVPPESILASFDRAIALDSGFAPSYLHAVELGLLLGGDSAGMRYARKYLTLNQADISARAVSATAGLVAAGGLAGSGVRFDTATTDALIATRKMIDRWLDTGQTAVAIERMVAARLSRDSTPGPCAARRGEVAWRFAFRGRMREAWCVLGADGRRRFALAGELAFVGAAPDDSIAALFDRWEADGSQWLALTLPWRSAHGDTAALRRVLARAERRTHAAAAIDRERAAYDTAAARAYLALARRDSVDALRRFLALPDTLCFSCFRIDRIVRARLLAALGRLAESRAILAGWTDADPTALEGVALLERARVSERMGDAADARRAYERIRRQWGRAEEPWRSLMQPARAPSAPAFVTAPPPPASAGGR, encoded by the coding sequence ATGCGAGACTTCGCAGAACGCGTGCGGCAGGCGCTGCAGGACCGGTACGACGTCGAGCGCGAGATCGGGCGCGGCGGCACGGCGACGGTGTTCCTCGCCACCGACCGCCGCCACGGCCGGCGCGTCGCGGTGAAGGTGCTGCACCCGCACTTCGCGGCGTCGACGTACGCCGAGCGGTTCCTGCGCGAGATCCACCTCGCCGCGGGCCTGCAGCACCCGAACGTCGTCGCCCTGCACGACTCCGGCGAGATCGACGGGCTGCTGTACTACGTGATGCCGTACGTCGCCGGCGAGACGCTGCGGCACCGGCTGCAGCGCGACGGGCAGCTGCCGGTGGACGACGCGGTGCGCATCGCGCGCGACGTCGCCGCGGCGCTCGGCTACGCGCACGCGCGCGGCATCGTGCACCGCGACGTGAAGCCGGAGAACGTGCTGCTGGCCGAGGGGCACGCGCTCGTGGCCGACTTCGGCATCGCGCGCGCGATCGGCAGCGACGGCACCGGCCTCACGACGAGCGGCGTGGTCGTCGGCACGCCCGCGTACGTCAGCCCCGAGCAGGCGAGCGGCGCCGCGGCGGTCGACGCGCGGAGCGACATCTACAGCCTCGGGTGCGTGCTGTTCGAGATGCTCGCCGGCGTGCCGCCGTTCCATGGGCCTAACGGCCAGGTGCTGCTCGCGCTCCACCAGACCGGCACGCCCCCGGAGCTGCGCGCCTACCGTGGCACCGTGCCGCCGTCGGTGGAGTCGACGGTCATGCGCGCGCTCGCGAAGGCGCCCGCCGACCGCTTCGCGTCGACGAGCGAGTTCGTCGCGTCGCTCGACGGGGCGTCGGTGCCGATGCCGCCGCGCGCGCGTACGTGGCGGCGCGCGTGGCGTCGTCTGCCGGCGGCGCTCGCGGTCGGGGCGCTCGCCTATCTCGCGATGCAGCTGCGCCCGACGCTGCCGCGCCCGCGGGCCGACGACACGGGGCTCGTCGTCGCGCCGTTCAACGTCGTGTCGTCCGACTCCGCGGTGCTCGTGTGGCGCGAGGGGATCGTGGACCTCCTGAGCACGAACCTCGCGGACGCGGGACCGATCCGCGCCGTGCCGCCGTCGGTCGCCGACGCGTACTGGCCGGCGCACGCGGACGCGACGTCGACCGCGGAGCTCGCACGGCGCACGGGCGCGCGGTTCGGCGTGTACGGCACGCTCGCCGCCATCGGCGTCGACTCGGTGCGGCTCGCCGCCGTGCTCGTCGACGTGCGCGACGACGGCGCGCGCACGGTCGGCGAGTTCCGGTGGGAAATGCCGAGGATGCGCCTAACGGAGCTGAGCGACTCGCTGTCGCGCGGCATCCTCGTCGCGCTCGATCGCGTGGTGCCGATCGGCGCCGTATCGGGCTCGTGGCTCGGCGCGCACACCACCGAGCCGGCGCTGAACGAGTTCCTGCGCGGCGAGCAGGCGTGGCGCCGCTCGGACTGGGGCGCGGCGATCGAGCACTACCAGCGCGCGCTCGCCGTCGACTCGACGTTCGCGCCCGCGCTGCGGCGCGTGGCGACGGCGATGGGATGGCAGGGGACGGAGGCCGACTCGCTAGTGCAGGTGTACCGGCTGCGCGCCGCGCGCTTCAACCACGGCCTTCCCGCGCGCGAGAGTTTGCTCGTCGTCGTCGACTCGCTGTCGGCCGCGGTGGCGATCGCGCGGCGCGACCCCGACGTCCCCGCGTCGGCGCTGTGGCGCGACGAGCGCCGGCTGTTCGCGACGCTGCGCGACGCGACGGCGCGCTACCCGAACGATCCGGAGCTCTGGTATCAGCTCGGCGACAAGCGGTACCACTACGCGGTGGGGCCGATGGCCGTGCCGCCGGAGTCGATCCTCGCGAGCTTCGACCGCGCGATCGCGCTCGATTCGGGGTTCGCGCCGAGCTACCTGCACGCGGTGGAGCTCGGGCTGCTGTTGGGCGGCGACTCCGCCGGGATGCGCTACGCGCGCAAGTACCTGACGCTGAACCAGGCCGACATCAGCGCGAGGGCGGTGAGCGCGACGGCCGGTCTCGTCGCCGCGGGCGGCCTCGCGGGCAGCGGCGTGCGCTTCGACACGGCGACGACCGACGCGCTCATCGCGACGCGCAAGATGATCGACCGCTGGCTCGACACGGGGCAGACGGCCGTGGCGATCGAGCGCATGGTCGCGGCGCGGCTGTCTCGCGACTCGACGCCGGGTCCGTGCGCCGCGCGGCGGGGCGAGGTGGCGTGGCGGTTCGCGTTCCGCGGCCGCATGCGCGAGGCGTGGTGCGTGCTGGGCGCGGATGGTCGCCGGCGGTTCGCGCTCGCCGGCGAGCTCGCCTTCGTCGGCGCGGCGCCGGACGACTCGATCGCGGCGCTGTTCGACCGGTGGGAGGCGGACGGCTCGCAGTGGCTCGCGCTGACGCTCCCGTGGCGGAGCGCGCACGGCGACACGGCGGCGCTGCGCCGCGTGCTCGCGCGCGCGGAGCGGCGCACGCATGCCGCGGCGGCGATCGACCGCGAGCGCGCGGCGTACGACACGGCGGCGGCGCGCGCGTACCTCGCGCTCGCGCGCCGCGACTCGGTCGACGCGCTGCGGCGCTTCCTCGCGCTGCCCGACACGCTCTGCTTCTCGTGCTTCCGCATCGACCGCATCGTGCGCGCGCGGCTGCTGGCGGCGCTCGGACGCCTCGCCGAGTCGCGCGCGATCCTCGCCGGCTGGACCGACGCCGATCCGACCGCGCTCGAGGGTGTCGCGCTGCTGGAGCGCGCGCGGGTGTCCGAGCGCATGGGCGACGCCGCCGACGCGCGGCGCGCCTACGAGCGCATCCGGCGGCAGTGGGGGCGCGCGGAGGAGCCGTGGCGGTCGCTCATGCAGCCTGCTCGAGCACCGAGCGCGCCTGCCTTCGTGACAGCCCCGCCTCCTCCAGCGAGCGCCGGAGGGCGATGA
- a CDS encoding AfsR/SARP family transcriptional regulator — MIELRLLGATDLGGLPAAAAEALLAQPKRIAMLAYLALAQPRGYHRRDRIVGLLWPELDQERARVSLRRAVYDLRRALGDDVIVGRGDEEIALARDAVWCDAVDADESVDAGRYLRALELYKRGDLLPGFFVQDAGAFEDWLERTRSMLRDKMAAAAWSLAAESASGGQLTNSNRFARRASELAPSDERMLRRVMQLLAEHGDVAGALHVYDDFARRLRRDFDAEPSRESRELVERMRREGR; from the coding sequence ATGATCGAGCTGCGCCTGCTCGGCGCGACGGACCTCGGGGGCCTGCCCGCGGCCGCCGCGGAGGCGCTGCTCGCGCAGCCGAAGCGCATCGCCATGCTCGCCTACCTCGCGCTCGCGCAGCCCCGCGGCTATCACCGCCGCGACCGGATCGTCGGGCTGCTGTGGCCGGAGCTCGACCAGGAGCGCGCGCGCGTGTCGCTCCGCCGCGCGGTGTACGATCTCCGCCGCGCGCTCGGCGACGACGTGATCGTGGGACGGGGCGACGAGGAGATCGCGCTCGCCCGCGACGCCGTCTGGTGCGACGCCGTGGACGCGGACGAGTCCGTCGACGCCGGGCGCTACCTGCGCGCGCTCGAGCTGTACAAGCGCGGCGACCTGCTGCCGGGGTTCTTCGTCCAGGACGCCGGCGCGTTCGAGGACTGGCTCGAGCGCACCCGCTCGATGCTGCGTGACAAGATGGCCGCCGCCGCGTGGAGCCTCGCCGCCGAGAGCGCCTCCGGCGGCCAGCTCACGAACTCCAACCGCTTCGCGAGGCGCGCCAGCGAGCTCGCCCCGTCCGACGAGCGGATGCTCCGCCGCGTGATGCAGCTGCTGGCCGAGCACGGCGACGTGGCCGGCGCGCTCCACGTCTACGACGACTTCGCGCGGCGGCTCCGGCGGGACTTCGACGCGGAGCCGTCGAGGGAGTCGCGCGAGCTGGTGGAGCGGATGAGGCGGGAGGGGCGGTGA
- a CDS encoding peroxiredoxin family protein, with protein sequence MRSSLTLAATVAVLALDAGAARAQTASSTTTTVTTTTTTTVVAPAVGEAAPDFSLPWADGSGARATPVALSDLKGKVVVVAFYPKDRTSGCTAELTKFRDEYASLFGDGVVVVPVSADSIDSHVSWASEMKFPFALASDPSLAIADKYGSRMAGRPIASRTVFVIGKDGRIAYREMKFNALSEDAYKALAAAVAAAR encoded by the coding sequence ATGCGCTCCTCGCTCACTCTCGCCGCGACCGTCGCCGTGCTCGCGCTCGACGCCGGCGCCGCTCGGGCCCAGACGGCCAGCAGCACGACCACCACGGTCACCACCACGACCACGACGACCGTCGTCGCTCCCGCCGTCGGCGAGGCGGCGCCCGACTTCTCGCTCCCGTGGGCCGACGGCAGCGGCGCCCGCGCGACGCCGGTGGCGCTCTCGGACCTCAAGGGGAAGGTCGTCGTCGTCGCGTTCTACCCGAAGGACCGCACGAGCGGGTGCACGGCCGAGCTGACGAAGTTCCGCGACGAGTACGCGTCGCTGTTCGGCGACGGGGTGGTCGTGGTCCCGGTCTCCGCCGACTCGATCGACTCGCACGTGTCGTGGGCGTCGGAGATGAAGTTCCCGTTCGCGCTCGCCTCCGACCCGAGCCTCGCGATCGCCGACAAGTACGGCTCGCGCATGGCCGGCCGGCCGATCGCCTCGCGCACCGTGTTCGTCATCGGCAAGGACGGCCGGATCGCGTACCGCGAGATGAAGTTCAACGCGCTCTCGGAAGACGCGTACAAGGCGCTCGCCGCCGCGGTGGCCGCCGCGCGCTAG
- a CDS encoding class I SAM-dependent methyltransferase produces the protein MTDTTCYDALAARYHLLYADWEWSIARQGAALAGLLGELGVCAGARVHDAACGIGTQTIGLAQRGYRLSASDLSPGAAARARDELARRGATADVRVADMRALPVLLREPIDAVIACDNAVPHLLTDDEILKAFRGFRAVLRPGGALVVSVRDYAAMARQDPDVHPYGLRRVDGRRVLAVQVWEWDDDGRRYDVRIYVTEEEADGLCTTTVHRSRYYAVSIARLTELALQAGFRRVERRDGVLFQPVLVASVES, from the coding sequence ATGACCGACACGACCTGCTACGACGCGCTCGCCGCGCGCTATCACCTGCTCTACGCCGACTGGGAGTGGAGCATCGCGCGACAGGGCGCGGCGCTCGCCGGGCTGCTGGGCGAGCTCGGCGTGTGCGCCGGCGCACGGGTGCACGACGCGGCGTGCGGCATCGGCACGCAGACGATCGGGCTCGCGCAGCGGGGCTACCGACTCTCCGCGTCGGACCTCTCGCCCGGCGCTGCGGCGCGCGCGCGCGACGAGCTCGCGCGGCGCGGCGCGACGGCCGACGTGCGCGTGGCCGACATGCGCGCGCTGCCCGTGCTGCTGCGCGAGCCGATCGACGCCGTGATCGCGTGCGACAACGCCGTACCGCACCTGCTCACCGACGACGAGATCCTGAAGGCGTTCCGCGGCTTCCGCGCGGTGCTCCGTCCCGGCGGCGCGCTCGTCGTGTCGGTGCGCGACTACGCGGCGATGGCGCGCCAGGATCCCGACGTGCACCCGTACGGGCTGCGGCGCGTCGATGGACGTCGGGTGCTCGCCGTCCAGGTGTGGGAGTGGGACGACGACGGCCGCCGCTACGACGTCCGCATCTACGTCACGGAGGAGGAGGCGGACGGCCTGTGCACGACCACCGTGCACCGCAGCCGCTACTACGCCGTGTCCATCGCGCGGCTCACCGAGCTCGCGCTGCAGGCCGGCTTCCGCCGCGTCGAGCGACGCGACGGGGTGCTGTTCCAGCCGGTGCTCGTCGCGAGCGTGGAGAGCTGA